One window of Scheffersomyces stipitis CBS 6054 chromosome 1, whole genome shotgun sequence genomic DNA carries:
- the YDF1 gene encoding serine dehydrogenase (NADP(+)-dependent dehydrogenase acts on serine, L-allo-threonine, and other 3-hydroxy acids): protein MSYGSKAAERLANKVILITGASAAAGIGAATAREFAEAAHGNIKLILTARRKDKLDALAKELTDKYDNIKVHTVALDVTKLESIGQFVKDLPQEFADIDVLVNNAGLALGRDPIGEILPEDIQGMFQTNVLGLITLTQAVLPIFKAKNSGDIVNLGSIAGRDPYPGGGIYCPTKAAVKSFSHVLRKELINTRIRVLEVDPGNVETEFSITRFKNDVDKAKAVYANTEPLVAEDIAEVIVFGITRKQNTVIAETLIFSTNQASASHLYKGQV, encoded by the coding sequence ATGTCTTACGGAAGCAAGGCTGCTGAGAGACTTGCCAACAAAGTCATTCTCATCACAGGAGCCTCTGCCGCGGCAGGAATTGGCGCTGCCACAGCTAGAGAATTCGCCGAAGCTGCTCATggaaatatcaaattgaTCTTGACTGCGAGAAGAAAGGACAAATTGGACGCCTTGGCAAAAGAATTGACCGACAAGTACGACAACATCAAGGTCCACACTGTTGCACTCGATGTGACGAAGTTGGAATCAATTGGTCAGTTCGTCAAGGATCTTCCTCAGGAATTTGCTGACATCGATGTCTTGGTCAATAACGCTGGTTTGGCCTTGGGAAGAGACCCAATCGGTGAAATTTTGCCCGAAGATATCCAGGGCATGTTCCAGACCAATGTTCTCGGTTTAATCACCTTGACCCAAGCAGTCTTGCCCATCTTCAAGGCTAAGAACTCAGGAGATATCGTCAACTTGGGCTCAATCGCTGGTAGAGATCCTTACCCTGGTGGAGGAATCTACTGTCCAACTAAGGCTGCAGTCAAGTCATTTTCTCATGTGTTGAGAAAAGAACTCATCAACACCAGAATCAGAGTTTTGGAAGTGGACCCCGGTAATGTCGAAACCGAGTTCAGTATCACTAGATTCAAAAATGACGTCGATAAGGCGAAAGCTGTGTATGCTAACACCGAACCTTTAGTGGCTGAGGACATCGCCGAAGTCATTGTATTCGGTATCACCAGAAAGCAAAACACCGTTATAGCCGAAACTTTGATCTTCTCGACCAACCAGGCCTCCGCTTCCCATTTGTACAAGGGTCAGGTCTGA
- the RPL20 gene encoding 60S ribosomal protein L20, protein MSRLNEYQVIGRRLPTDSVPEPKLYRMRIFAPNAVVAKSRYWYFLQKLHKVKKASGEIVSVNIIAEAKPTKVKTFGIWIRYDSRSGIHNMYKEYRDVTRVGAVETMYQDLAARHRARFRSIHILKVVELEKTDDVKRQYVKQYLSKDLKFPLPHRVQKTTKLYQAQAPTTFY, encoded by the coding sequence ATGTCTAGATTAAACGAATATCAAGTCATCGgtcgtcgtcttccaaCTGATTCTGTTCCAGAACCAAAGTTGTACCGTATGAGAATCTTTGCTCCTAACGCTGTTGTTGCCAAGTCTCGTTACTGGTACTTCTTGCAAAAGTTGCACAAGGTCAAGAAGGCCTCCGGTGAAATTGTTTCCGTTAACATCATCGCTGAAGCCAAGCCAACCAAGGTCAAGACCTTCGGTATCTGGATCAGATACGACTCCAGATCTGGTATCCACAACATGTACAAAGAATACAGAGATGTTACCAGAGTCGGTGCCGTTGAAACCATGTACCAAGACTTGGCTGCTAGACACAGAGCTAGATTTAGATCTATCCACATCTTGAAGGTCgttgaattggaaaagactGACGACGTCAAGAGACAATACGTCAAGCAATACTTGTCCAAGGACTTGAAGTTCCCATTGCCACACAGAGTCCAAAAGACCACCAAGTTATACCAAGCTCAAGCTCCAACTACTTTCTACTAA
- the YIM4 gene encoding NADP(+)-dependent dehydrogenase acts on serine, L-allo-threonine, and other 3-hydroxy acids — protein sequence MSFGKKAAERLANKIILITGASSGIGEATAREFASAANGNIRLILTARRKEKLAQLSDSLTKEFPTIKIHSAKLDVTEHDGIKPFISGLPKDFADIDVLINNAGKALGKASVGEISDSDIQGMMQTNVLGLINMTQAVIPIFKAKNSGDIVNIGSIAGRDPYPGGSIYCASKAAVKFFSHSLRKELINTRIRVLEVDPGAVLTEFSLVRFHGDQGAADAVYEGTQPLDASDIAEVIVFGITRKQNTVIAETLVFPSHQASASHVYKAPK from the coding sequence ATGTCGTTTGGAAAAAAAGCTGCTGAAAGACTTGCCAACAAAATCATTCTTATCACCGGGGCTTCGTCTGGTATTGGTGAAGCTACAGCTAGAGAGTTTGCATCTGCTGCCAATGGGAATATCAGATTGATTTTGAcagccagaagaaaagaaaagttggCTCAATTGTCAGACTCATTGACCAAGGAATTTCCAACTATCAAAATCCATTCTGCCAAATTGGATGTGACCGAACATGATGGCATCAAGCCTTTCATTTCTGGTTTACCCAAGGATTTCGCCGACATCGATgtgttgatcaacaatgCTGGAAAAGCTCTTGGAAAAGCATCTGTTGGTGAAATCAGTGACAGTGATATCCAAGGCATGATGCAAACGAATGTCTTGGGACTCATCAACATGACTCAGGCTGTGATTCCCATTTTTAAGGCTAAAAATTCTGGAGATATCGTCAACATCGGTTCGATTGCTGGAAGAGACCCTTACCCTGGTGGATCGATCTACTGTGCCTCCAAGGCTGCTGTTAAGTTCTTCTCGCATTCTTTGAGAAAGGAACTCATTAACACCAGAATCAGAGTTTTGGAAGTTGATCCAGGTGCTGTGTTGACCGAGTTCTCTTTGGTTCGTTTCCACGGTGATCAGGGAGCTGCTGATGCTGTTTATGAAGGTACCCAACCTTTGGATGCCTCTGATATCGCAGAAGTTATCGTGTTTGGTATCACCAGAAAGCAGAACACCGTCATAGCCGAAACCTTGGTATTCCCAAGTCACCAGGCTTCTGCCTCTCATGTTTACAAGGCTCCTAAGTAG